The following proteins are co-located in the Bubalus bubalis isolate 160015118507 breed Murrah chromosome 23, NDDB_SH_1, whole genome shotgun sequence genome:
- the NPM3 gene encoding nucleoplasmin-3 has translation MAAGAAAALTFLDQESRVRAGGVGSLQVPAPVTMDSFFFGCELSGHTRSFTFKVEEEDDAEHVLALTMLCLTEGAKDECNVVEVVARNHDHQEIAVPVANLKLSCQPMLSLDDFQLQPPVTFRLKSGSGPVRITGRHQIVTISNDLSEEESEEDGSEEEEAELCPVLPANKLGRRL, from the exons ATGGCAGCTGGCGCAGCGGCCGCCTTGACGTTTTTGGATCAGGAGAGCCGAGTCCGAGCTGGGGGCGTCGGCAGTCTGCAAGTCCCGGCCCCGGTCACTATGGACAGTTTCTTCTTCG GCTGTGAGCTCTCAGGCCACACtcgctctttcaccttcaaggtAGAGGAAGAGGATGACGCGGAGCATGTGCTGGCTTTGACCATG CTCTGCCTCACCGAGGGGGCCAAAGATGAGTGTAATGTGGTAGAAGTCGTGGCACGGAACCATGACCACCAGGAGATCGCAGTCCCTGTGGCCAACCTCAAGTTGTCCTGCCAACCCATG CTCAGTTTGGATGACTTCCAGCTCCAGCCACCTGTAACCTTCCGCCTGAAGTCAGGTTCTGGCCCTGTGCGCATCACTGGGCGGCACCAGATTG TTACTATAAGCAATGATCTTTCTGAGGAAGAGAGCGAAGAAGACgggagtgaggaggaggaagcTGAGTTGTGTCCTGTCCTTCCTGCCAATAAGCTGGGGCGTAGGCTCTAA